The Oculatellaceae cyanobacterium genomic sequence GATATATTAATTATAGATAACCAATCTTAACGTTATTTTTATCTTTTGCTGGATTGTCTGTAGTTTTGGTGCGATCGCCCTACTCAGCCTTCCTTAACTTAATAATCCGAAGCGTTAAAATTGCTCTACCGAGGGAGAGATCACTGTGGCCTACAAATACGTTTCAGACCAAGAAAGAGATGACTCGACAGAAACGCTTACTACTTCCTCGGAGATACAAGATGAGTTTGATTTAGATGAATTTGACAGCGTTGAAGACAAGAAACCTAAACGTGGATGGTTTGCAGGAGGACGCGGCGTATTCGTAGGTATGGTGCTTGGTATAGTTCTAGCGATAGTTGGTACGCGCTTACTACCATCTAAATCTGCTCCTTCTGCTGCTAAAACTATTACGACCACAAAAACAGCAGCGCAAATGAGCGTAACTGTAGCACCAGTAGCGGTTAGTTCAGTAGCACGGACTTTAGAAGCCACAGGAACAGTTGCAGCTTATGATATGTTGCCAGTTTTACCGCAGGCTTCAGGCTTACAAATTAAGCAAGTTTTAGCAGATGAAGGTAGCAATGTCAGCGTAGGGCAGATATTAGCAGTATTAGACAATTCTGTACTACAAAGCCAACTCAGCGATGCTTCAGCTAAGTTAGAAGCTGCCCAAGCAGGTGTGCAACAAAAGCAAGCAGCTTTGGGACAAGCACAAGCGGCTGTAGAGCAAGCCAGAGCAGGTCTGCGACAAGCACAAGCAAATGTAGCACAAAATCAAGCTAACTTAGTGCAGGCACAAAGCAACCAGAAGCGATATCGACAACTAGCGGAACAAGGAGCAATCCCAACTCAAGAGTTAGAGACACGAAATACTACGGTAGCAACGGCGGCTGAAGCACTAAGGGCGGCTCAAGCTAACGTCAGTAATGCAATGGCTAGTATTACTAGCGCTCAAGCTAATGTTAGCAGCGCCCAAGCTAATATTAATAGTGCGATCGCGGAAGTTCGTGGCAGTCAGGCGCGGGTACAGCAGATTCAAACTCAGTTAAAACAAACTCAAGTGCTTGCTCCTGCTAGTGGTGCGATCGCAGAAAGATTTGCCCGTGTAGGTGATATTAGTTCTGCAAATCAAAAGCTATTTACAATTATTCGTAATGGTTATTTAGAACTACAAGCCAAAGTTCCAGAAGTACAACTTAAAGAAGTTTCTCTCGGCGCACCTGTGATAGTCAGCAGTAATTCTGATAATCGTATTCGCGTACAAGGTAAAGTGCGAGAAATTGCGCCAATAGTTGATCAGCAAACTCGTCAAGGTACAGTCAAAATTGATTTACCTGCTAACCAATTATTAAGACCAGGAATGTTCTTGCAAGCTGGCATTACTCTAGAACAAACTCAAGGGTTAACAGTTCCAGCTAAAGCTGTTTTGCCTCAAGATACTGGTAAAGCAATTATCTATATATTAGAGGATGAGAATACAGCCCGCGCTCGACCTGTAGAAATTGGTGCAACTATGGGAGGCGGCGATTTATCCACTGCCAAAATTGAAATCAAGACTGGTTTAAAACAAGGCGATCGCGTAATTGTTGCTGGTGCGGGTTATCTCAAAGATGGTGACAAAGTACAAGTGGTATCAGCAAACGCTCAACAGTAAACAATCAACAGTTAACATTTCTCCCATCTCCCCATCTTTTTATGTCCTTCAATATTTCAGCTTGGTCAATTAAAAAACCAGTTCCCACATTAGTTTTATTTCTAGTACTAACCTTATTAGGTTGGATATCATTTACCCAATTGGGAATTGATACTAATCCTAATATTGATGTGCCGACGGTTAGTATTACTGCAATACAACCAGGTGCAGGGCCAGCAGAATTAGAATCAGAAGTCACTAAAAAGATCGAAGATGCAGTTGCGGGACTAGGCAACATTGATACAATCATCTCAACTGTTAAAGATGGAAATTCTACAACAGTAGTAAACTTTGTGATTGGTACGGACACAGACCGCGCTACTAATGATGTCCGTAATGCTGTTGCTCAAATTCGTCAAAATTT encodes the following:
- a CDS encoding efflux RND transporter periplasmic adaptor subunit — protein: MAYKYVSDQERDDSTETLTTSSEIQDEFDLDEFDSVEDKKPKRGWFAGGRGVFVGMVLGIVLAIVGTRLLPSKSAPSAAKTITTTKTAAQMSVTVAPVAVSSVARTLEATGTVAAYDMLPVLPQASGLQIKQVLADEGSNVSVGQILAVLDNSVLQSQLSDASAKLEAAQAGVQQKQAALGQAQAAVEQARAGLRQAQANVAQNQANLVQAQSNQKRYRQLAEQGAIPTQELETRNTTVATAAEALRAAQANVSNAMASITSAQANVSSAQANINSAIAEVRGSQARVQQIQTQLKQTQVLAPASGAIAERFARVGDISSANQKLFTIIRNGYLELQAKVPEVQLKEVSLGAPVIVSSNSDNRIRVQGKVREIAPIVDQQTRQGTVKIDLPANQLLRPGMFLQAGITLEQTQGLTVPAKAVLPQDTGKAIIYILEDENTARARPVEIGATMGGGDLSTAKIEIKTGLKQGDRVIVAGAGYLKDGDKVQVVSANAQQ